The genome window CCACACCCGTGGCTGGGCCTGGTGCACTCCGATCGCCGCGACCAGGCGGCCGGCCTTGTGCAGCGGCGCGGTGAGCACCGCGCGCATGCCCAGGCGACGGTAGTTGGGGTCGTCCGTGCGCATCGGCGGCTGGTGGGTCTCGGTGTCCTGCACCACCCACGGCCGGTTCTCGCGCATGCACTCCAGCAGGTCGCCGCCGAAGTCGCTGAAGCGCGAGCACCCGGTCAGGTGCTCGGCGCCGTCGACGTAGTCGGCGCGCACGTCGAACGTGTCCTCGTCGGCTTCGACGATCGCGTAGGCACAGCGGTTGGCGCGCAGATGCTGGCCGAGCAGGGCCGCGCCGGTCTCGCAGATCGCCTCGGTGCTGTGCAGGTTCTGCAGCGTGTCCTCGAGCATCAACAGGAAGCTGTCGTGTGCCTGCGCGCGCGCCTGCTCGGTGCGGTCGATGCCGTGCACCAGGATGCCGCTGACCTTCCCCCCGGCGTCGCGCATCGGCTGGTAGACGCACTCCAGCGTCGTTTCCGAGGCGGCTTCGTGCGGCGTGCGACGCAGGTTGAAGGTCATCGACTCGCCAATGAACGGCAGGCCGCTGGCGCGCACGTTGTCGAGCAGGCGAATGAAGCCTTCTTGCTGCTGGATTTCCGGGATGGCCTCGGTCAGCGGCCGGCCGACCACCTCGCGCGGTCCGATCAACTGCTGGTAGCGACGGTTGACCGTCTCGATCACGTAGTCCGGGCCGCGCAGGATCGCCAGCGCCGCGGGCGACTGCTCGAAGGCATCGGCCATCTGCGCGCGTTGCGCCTCCAGTGCCTTCAGCAGCGCGTCGCGCTCGCGGGCCAGGGTGATCCGCGCAGTGTCCTCGGTACAGACGCACAGCACGCCGGCGATGCGGCCCTCGTCGTCGAACAGCGGGCTGTAGGAGAAGGTGAAATACACCTGCTCGCTGTAGCCGTTGCGCATCATCGTCAACGGGATATGTTCGTTCCAGGTCGATTCGCCGCTGGCCAGCACCCGATCGGCCTGCGCGCGGACCTCGGGCCAGACGTCCGGCCACACCTCTTCCATCGGCCGCGCGAAACCCTGCGGGTGCCGCAGTCCGAGGATCGGCACGTAGGCGTCGTTGTAGAGGTTGAACATGCGCTCGCCCCAGCGCACCGCCATCGGGAATCGCGAGTTCAGGCAGATCGACAGCGCGGTCAGCAGGCTCCGCGGCCAATGCTCCATCGGGCCCAGTTCGTGCTTGTGCCAATCAATGGCGCGCAGCAAGGCTCCCGTGGCGCTGCCGGCCGGAAACCGGACAGGAGGCGGCGAACAGTCCTTGGCGTTGATGGCTGAATCCCTCGAATCATTCCGCCAGGCGGCGGGCTACAGCCGAGGATTCTCAGGGGCGTGCGGTCATCTTGGCGTGAGCGTCCTGCAACGCCCGGATCAACTGCTCTGACAGATACGGCTTGGTCAGCACCACGCCGGCGGCAAAGCCGGGGGGCAGAGCGTCGGCGGCCACGCCGGTGGCGAGCACGAAGGGAGTGCCGCGTTCGCTCAACGCCCTGGCCACCGGCTCGCTGGTCTCGCCAGCGGAGAGCCGGAAGTCGAGCACGGCCCGGTCGGGGCGTTCGCTGTCGATCAGTGCAAGGGCGTGCTGCACGCTGGCGGCGATGCCGACCACCTCGGCACCGGCCTGGGCAAGCTGCAACTCCAGCAGCGTGGCGTTCATCTCGTCGTTCTCGACCACCAGGATACGCAGGCCCCGCAATGCCGACATCGCTTGCTCGTTAAGGTTTGGGAACGGAAAGTATAGCGGCCCCCCCGCCGCCGCCGCCTAGACAAATGGGGCAGGAAGATGAAGCGTTTACCTGTGATCGGCGCCAACCGGCGCGCGGCGGCCGCGCAAAAAACAAACGGCAGCCGAAGCTGCCGTCAGTCCTGGTGCCGAAGGTGGGACTCGAACCCACACGCTTTTAAGGGCGGCGGATTTTGAGTCCGCTGCGTCTACCGATTCCGCCACTTCGGCGCGGCCGCGGAGTATAGCCGACTGTGCGGCCGTGCCGCCAGCGCCTCTGTACTCGCTGTCGTCAGGGCAGGGCGGGGGGGAGAGTTGGCGGTGGGCGTGGCGTGCTTGAACACTTATGTAGAGATGCAGTGCCACGTCGCGAGATGCCTGCGTGCGCGCCGCCGCGTTGTGCCGATATCGGCAGTCGCCAGTGATGGGCGACGGCAGGCTGCGCCGGCGCGCGGACACCGCATGTCGTGACGTCCTCAGGCCGCGCCCACCGTGGGACATTGAGGTACATAGGCCGCGCAATGCAGGCGCGTGCGCGCATTCGGCCACATGTCGCGAGGGCATTTGCGGCGTCGCCAACGTTGCGCAAAAAAACGCTTGCGTGTGCCGATCACGATCGTTAATATTCCGCTCCTCGCAGCACGTGGGGCCATAGCTCAGCTGGGAGAGCGCTTGCATGGCATGCAAGAGGTCGCCGGTTCGATCCCGGCTGGCTCCACCAACTTTTCGGACGTAGGCCTGTCCGCAAAGCGACATCGTTAACAGCGTCCCCATCGTCTAGAGGCCTAGGACATCACCCTTTCACGGTGGCGACCGGGGTTCGAATCCCCGTGGGGACGCCAATTTGCAGGAATTCCTCGCGCGCATCCGGGTTCGGCTCTGCCAAACCAATGAGTGCGGGGTTTGTACATCGGAAGAAAGTCGGGTATGATTCCGCTTCTGCCAGTACACGTGGGGCCATAGCTCAGCTGGGAGAGCGCTTGCATGGCATGCAAGAGGTCGCCGGTTCGATCCCGGCTGGCTCCACCAACTTTTCGGACATAGGCCGTCCGCAAAGCAACATCGTTATCTGCGTCCCCATCGTCTAGAGGCCTAGGACATCACCCTTTCACGGTGGCGACCGGGGTTCGAATCCCCGTGGGGACGCCACTTTTCGGAAACACCCGGCATTGCCGGGTGTTTTTTTGTGCGTGCTGTAGCCGTGGGCGATGAACGGAAGAGGGCTGCAGAGTGTGTATTGGTCGCGGCTGGATCGCCTGATGCTTCGAGCGATGGGCCTGCTTCTCCTTTCCTGCTTGCCTCCATGGTCTGCGAGGCTGCGCCCGTACCCTCACCCCTCTACCGGAGGGAGAGGGAGTTTGGCTTGTCGCTTCTCCCTCCGGGAGAAGCTGCCCCGAAGGGGCGGATGAGGGGCCGGCCGCTCATCATCATTCCGACCGTGCGGACATGCGCCGTGTACCCCGATGGCACTTGGCTGCGCGCGTCCCCTCAGCCCAACCCCTCTCCCGATGGGAGAGGGGCTATAGCGCAGTAACCGGCGGATCTGCCGGATCGCCTCGGGTGTCCGCTGCACGCTGTGCCCCGAAACAATCACTGTCTCCGAGGCGGCGCCGGATAGGTGGGCGCTCCAATACGGCACGATGCCGTCGCTGGACTGCGCCAGCGGCACGCGCGGATCCTCACGCCCGATGATCGAGTGGTAGGTCACCTGCGCTGAGATCGGCAGCTGCGCCGCGGCGCGGAGGAAGGGATCGCGGTCGCTGAGGCTGTCGATGCTGTTGGGCAGCGTGC of Xanthomonas sacchari contains these proteins:
- a CDS encoding response regulator, which codes for MSALRGLRILVVENDEMNATLLELQLAQAGAEVVGIAASVQHALALIDSERPDRAVLDFRLSAGETSEPVARALSERGTPFVLATGVAADALPPGFAAGVVLTKPYLSEQLIRALQDAHAKMTARP